From Lolium perenne isolate Kyuss_39 chromosome 5, Kyuss_2.0, whole genome shotgun sequence, a single genomic window includes:
- the LOC127303011 gene encoding wall-associated receptor kinase 3-like produces the protein MRSSLSISMAVVAALLLSMSTAATGRVPVALAPDCNTTCGKVKVPYPFGMGPRHCYRQPGFKLICDYGSKPPRPYLDVDGGREFEVTDIFLENSTMRVVSSHGLNMSGTGRGRWSLGGRIAAGADGAGAMPLPYVLQADFNELIITGCNVLATLVGNGRIVSGCASFCSFTDDDGNGITGSFHPDGNICSNIGCCQSGIPLDYASYDVRLRRLDLDDDGKKKKKNSTTAGSQLPVNVIIAAMDWLTQDMAMFLNDPEFSPRPKTGLGRVPVILRWAVPHGSAVSDFGTRECPRDAARSICKSINSQCRDEASATFRGYSCKCKEGYQGNAYLTDGCQDIDECKHKEEYGCFGECVNKIGSFDCWCPPGYQGNATRRHGCIKSVIKNKNTGLSVTIGVSCGAGLVLSVLTAFFVYKKLKSRRAKMLRRKFFEQNHGQLLEQLVSQKAGIAERMIITLDELKKATRNFDEDLVVGGGGHGTVYMGILSNQHIVAIKKPKKLVQKEIDEFINEVAILSQINHRNVVKLYGCCLETEVPMLIYEFISNGTLSEHLHVEGPKSLSWSDRLRIAIETSKSIAYLHSTASIPIIHRDIKSANILLDDSLTAKVADFGASRCIPIEKSGITTKVQGTRGYWDPACFYTGRLTEKSDVFSFGVVLVELLTRKKPFEYLSSDDEALIVRFARLFAEGNLVDILDPQIVEEGGHEVEEVANIAVA, from the exons ATGCGAAGCTCGCTGTCCATATCCATGGCCGTCGTGGCGGCACTGCTGCTCTCCATGTCTACGGCGGCGACAGGGCGGGTGCCGGTGGCCCTGGCGCCCGACTGCAACACCACATGCGGCAAAGTTAAGGTCCCGTACCCGTTCGGCATGGGACCACGGCATTGCTACAGGCAGCCGGGCTTCAAGCTCATCTGCGACTACGGGAGCAAGCCCCCGAGGCCGTACCTCGACGTCGACGGCGGCCGCGAGTTCGAGGTCACCGACATCTTCCTGGAGAACAGCACGATGCGCGTGGTGAGCAGCCACGGCCTCAACATGAGCGGCACTGGACGCGGCCGGTGGAGCCTCGGCGGCCGCATCGCTGCAGGCGCAGATGGCGCCGGCGCGATGCCGCTGCCTTACGTGCTGCAGGCGGACTTCAACGAGTTAATCATCACGGGGTGCAACGTCCTGGCGACGCTGGTCGGGAACGGCCGCATAGTGAGCGGTTGCGCCTCCTTCTGCTccttcaccgacgacgacggcaacGGGATCACCGGCTCCTTCCATCCCGACGGCAATATCTGCTCCAATATCGGCTGCTGTCAGTCCGGCATCCCCCTCGACTACGCGTCGTACGATGTGCGCCTTAGGCGACTCGATCTCGACGACGacggcaagaagaagaagaagaacagtaCTACGGCGGGCAGCCAGTTGCCCGTGAACGTGATCATCGCCGCGATGGACTGGCTGACGCAGGACATGGCCATGTTTCTCAACGACCCAGAGTTCAGCCCGCGGCCAAAGACTGGGCTCGGGCGTGTGCCCGTGATTCTCCGGTGGGCGGTGCCGCACGGGTCGGCGGTCTCTGATTTCGGTACGCGGGAGTGCCCACGTGACGCTGCCAGGAGCATCTGTAAGAGTATCAACAGCCAGTGCAGAGACGAGGCGTCTGCTACCTTCAGAGGCTACTCATGCAAGTGCAAGGAGGGCTACCAGGGCAACGCTTACCTCACCGACGGATGCCAAG ATATAGATGAGTGCAAGCACAAAGAAGAGTATGGCTGTTTCGGTGAGTGCGTTAATAAGATCGGATCATTCGATTGCTGGTGCCCACCAGGGTACCAAGGAAACGCGACTCGACGCCATGGTTGCATCAAATCTGTTATTAAAAACAAGAATACAG GTCTCAGCGTCACTATAGGAGTTTCTTGTGGGGCCGGTCTGGTACTTTCAGTTCTTACCGCATTTTTCGTTTACAAAAAACTGAAAAGTCGGCGGGCAAAAATGTTAAGGAGGAAGTTCTTTGAGCAAAATCATGGACAATTGTTGGAACAGTTGGTGTCTCAAAAAGCTGGCATTGCAGAAAGAATGATTATAACATTGGATGAGCTAAAGAAGGCCACACGCAATTTTGATGAAGATCTTGTGGTTGGTGGTGGAGGACATGGTACTGTTTACATGGGTATTCTATCAAACCAACATATTGTGGCCATCAAGAAACCAAAGAAGCTTGTTCAAAAGGAGATTGATGAGTTTATAAACGAGGTAGCTATCCTATcacaaataaaccatagaaatgtgGTGAAACTCTACGGCTGTTGCCTCGAAACTGAGGTCCCCATGTTAATTTATGAATTCATATCAAATGGTACCCTTTCTGAGCATCTTCATGTAGAAGGACCAAAATCACTTTCATGGAGCGATAGGTTGAGGATAGCCATTGAAACATCTAAATCTATTGCCTATCTTCACTCAACTGCTTCGATACCTATCATCCATAGGGATATCAAGTCAGCTAATATACTCTTGGATGATAGTCTAACAGCAAAGGTAGCAGATTTTGGAGCTTCAAGGTGCATTCCAATAGAAAAATCCGGGATAACAACAAAGGTTCAAGGTACAAGAGGATATTGGGACCCTGCGTGCTTTTACACTGGACGGCTCACCGAGAAAAGTGATGTCTTCAGCTTTGGGGTTGTTCTTGTGGAACTGCTAACCAGGAAAAAACCATTTGAATATTTGTCTTCGGATGATGAGGCTCTAATTGTACGGTTCGCCAGATTATTTGCAGAAGGAAACTTGGTGGATATATTAGATCCACAAATTGTGGAGGAAGGTGGCCATGAAGTAGAAGAAGTGGCAAATATTGCTGTAGCATGA